GCGTTACCACAACAGGACGAAGCACTCGCTGACGGGGGGCTACGCCCAGGGCCCGCGCGGCCTGGACTGGGCCAATCAGCCAAACCCCTTCCTccgcttcctctcctcccctctccTCCCCCTTCTCCACTCTCCCCCTGAACCTCACGACGACTCCCCTCTCTACCACTctgtcttctcctcctcccttcctccgcCGCAGCCCTTTTCCCACGCCTCCATCTCCCGCCTCCTCTAcgactccctctccctctccgccTGGAAGTCCACCGGCCTCTCCACCTGGTCCCTCCGCGTCAACCCGTCCAGCGGCAACCTTCACCCCACCGAGTCCCACCTCCTTTCCCCACCTCTTCCCCTCTCGCAACAACaaccctcctctcctcctcctttctcttcctcttctttcttggcCCATTACTCACCCAAGGACCACTCCCTCGAGCTCCGCGCCTCGATATCCCCGCCGGACCTCCCCCTCCACCGATCTCTGCTCCTCGCCTTCTCCTCCATCCTCTGGCGGGAGGCCTGGAAGTACGGCGAGCGTGCCTTTCGATACTGCAACCATGACGTCGGCCACGCCCTCGCCGCCACCGCCGTCTCTGCCGCTACTCTCGGCTGGGACGTCTGCCTCCTCGATGGCCTTGGCCACGACGACCTCCATCGCCTCCTCGGCCTCGACCGCTCCAATCCCCCGTCCCCCGACAGGCTCCCCGACCGCCCTGTCCGTGGTCGCCTCCCATGGGTCGAGTCTCAGCACCCCGACTGCGCCCTCTTGATCTTCCCCTTCGGCGAGACTCCACCCTCGGTCGATTATGCCGAGCTTGCCTTGGCGTTATCCCGCTTACCGGCGATGGAGTGGCTCGGCAAACCCAATTCCCTCAGCAAGGACCATGTCTGTTGGGACGTGATCTACAAGACGGCCGAGGCCGTCAAGAAACCGCCGACGTACGGTGAGGGGTTCTCTGTGAATCCATTCCATAGGAGCCCGCTTATATCACCTGATCTCTACAAGGATATGACGGTCCGGCAGGTGGTCAGGAAGCGGCGTAGTGCTGTCGACATGGATGGCGTGCATGTGCTGGAGAAGGATACCTTCTACCAGATCTTGCTTCATTGCCTTCCTTCCGGTGAATTGGGGCTCGGAGAGAAGCAGGGGAAGCAATTCACGTTGCCGTTCAGAGTCCTGACATGGGACGCAGAGGTGCACGCAGCACTGTTTGTTCATAGGGTCCGGGACTTGCCAAAGGGGTTGTACTTCTTGGTGCGGAACGAGGAACATCTTGACCGTCTAAAGAGCGCAATGAGGTCAGAGTTCGAGTGGGAGAGGCCGGAAGGTTGCCCTGCTGCGCTTCCTCTCTATAGGC
The DNA window shown above is from Musa acuminata AAA Group cultivar baxijiao chromosome BXJ2-4, Cavendish_Baxijiao_AAA, whole genome shotgun sequence and carries:
- the LOC135586612 gene encoding uncharacterized protein LOC135586612, with amino-acid sequence MSFALALPGTTTRIPLSFSAFTAARSRRRRRDLFSSSSTTTFAMSSNPITPSPPQLQHQHQHQQESSSSSSSSAAAAVDAATRYHNRTKHSLTGGYAQGPRGLDWANQPNPFLRFLSSPLLPLLHSPPEPHDDSPLYHSVFSSSLPPPQPFSHASISRLLYDSLSLSAWKSTGLSTWSLRVNPSSGNLHPTESHLLSPPLPLSQQQPSSPPPFSSSSFLAHYSPKDHSLELRASISPPDLPLHRSLLLAFSSILWREAWKYGERAFRYCNHDVGHALAATAVSAATLGWDVCLLDGLGHDDLHRLLGLDRSNPPSPDRLPDRPVRGRLPWVESQHPDCALLIFPFGETPPSVDYAELALALSRLPAMEWLGKPNSLSKDHVCWDVIYKTAEAVKKPPTYGEGFSVNPFHRSPLISPDLYKDMTVRQVVRKRRSAVDMDGVHVLEKDTFYQILLHCLPSGELGLGEKQGKQFTLPFRVLTWDAEVHAALFVHRVRDLPKGLYFLVRNEEHLDRLKSAMRSEFEWERPEGCPAALPLYRLARGDCRELAKQLSCHQDIASDGCFSLGMVARFEPVLREKGAWMYPRLFWETGVLGQVLYLEAHAVGISATGIGCYFDDDVHEVLGLQGLEFQSLYHFTIGSPVLDKRILSLPAYPGPGIDA